ACGGCGCCGTCGTCGTGTCCGCGTTGTTGACGATGAGGTTCGGCACCATCGCGTCGCCGCCGCGGGAGCCGTAGCGGAACGCGAGGTAGATGACCCCGGCCGCGAGGATCCCCAGCAGGATCTGGCCCGCGATGATGAAGGAGTAGCCGATGACGATCGCGATGATGATCCACATCAGGAACGACCGCATCTGGTTGCGCTTGCGCGCCTCCTCCTTGTGGGCCTCGACGATCTGTTCGCCCTTGCCGGCCGGGACGGTCCGGACCTTCGGGTTGTTGCCGTCGTCGGGGTTGTGATAGACCAGGACGTCCTGGAGTTCCTCCGGCGGGAGGAGCTCCGACATCGCCTTCGCCAGCATCGACTTGCCCGTCCCGGGCGAGCCGATCATCATCACGTGCCGCCGCTGCTTGGCGGCCTTCATCACGACGTCGCGGGCGTGCTCCTGGCCGATGACCTGGTCGACGAGCCGGTCGGGGACGTCGATCTCGTCGGTCGAGTCGATCCGCAGACCGCCGAGGAGGTCGTCCTCGTCGACGTCTTCGGCGACCTCGGCGTCGACCTCGACGTCGCTCCCGAGGTCGTCGATCGTCCCCGTCCCCTCGTCGACGTCGGACCCGGGGCCCGAATCCGGATCGGGATTCGGATTCGGATCTGGGTCGACCTGACCGTTCCGGTGCTCGGAGCGGCCGCCGCGCTCGTCGGACCCGCCGGGCCCGTCGGCCGGTTCGTCGGCGACACCGTCGCGGAACCCCTCGCCCGCGTCCTCCTCGGACGGCGGCGAGTCGGGCGCCCCGTCGGTGACGCCGCCCCCCTCTTCGGGGGAGTTCTTGTCGGCATCCGTGTCGTTACTCATAGAATACTTCGCTACGTGGAACCAAGGCCGGGCGACTGATATACTTTCTCCTCGAATTCTCATTCCGTAAAATCCGGAAATCGTGAGGCTGAGTCGGTTTATAAGTGATATACGCCCGTCGCCACATCCCGGGGTATTTATAAACGATGCGGCCGACTCCCGACGTATGCGGGGGTTCTACATCGGCCGGTTTCAGCCCTACCACGACGGTCACCATCGGATGGTCACAGAGATCGCGAGCGAGGTCGACGAGCTCGTCCTCGGGATCGGCTCGGCGGGCGACTCCCACACGCCGCGGAATCCCTTCACCGCCGGCGAGCGCCTGATGATGGTCACGAAGTCGGTCGCCGAACTCGACATCACCACCTACGCGGTGCCGATCGAGGACCTCGAACGCAACTCCGTGTGGGTGAGCCACGTCCAGAGTATGTCGCCGGCGTTCGACGTCGCCTACTCGAACAATCCGCTCGTGATCCAACTGTTCTCGGAGGCGGGCGTCGAGGTCCGGCAGTCGCCGATGTTCAACCGCGACGTCCTCGAAGGGGCCGAACTGCGCTCGCGGATGATCCACGGCGACGACTGGGAGAGCCTCGTCCCCGCACCCGTCGTCGACGTGATCGAGGAGATCGACGGCATCGAGCGCATCCAGCGCGTCAGCGACACCGACACGAACGGCGAGGTGGTCGACGAGGCCCACGCGGGCAGCGACGGCGCCAGCGACCCCGAGTGAGACGATGATCACCCTCGCCTCCGACTTCGGTACCCCGTATCCGGCCGCGATGAAGGGCGTCATCCTTCAGGAATCGGACGCGCGCCTCGTCGACGTCGCCCACGACTTCCCCCGCCAGGACGTCCGCGCGGCGGCCTTCTGGTGCCGCGAGACGCTCCCGTACTTCCCGCCGGCGGTCCACCTGGTCGTCGTCGACCCCGGCGTCGGGACCGACCGCGACGCCGTCGTCGTCCGCGCGGGCGACCACGCGCTCGTCGGCCCCGACAACGGCGTGTTGTTGCCGGCGGCGCGCCGGATCGCCGAGCGCGCGGCTGAGTCGGATTCTGAGAAGGAGCCGACCGTCGACTGTTTCGTCTACGAGTACGCCGACCCCGCCTCGTCGACGTTCCACGGCCGCGACGTGTTCGCGCCGGCCGCGGCCGAGGTCCACGAGGCCGGCGTCGACGCCCTGGCGTCGCTCCCGGCGGTCTCCCGCGTGGAGACGGTTTCCGTCACCGAGGCGCCCAACGCGCTCGTCGACTGCCGATTCCCCGAGGCGTCCGTCGAGGGAAGCGAGGCCCGCGGCGAGGTGCTCGTCGTCGACGACTTCGGCAACGCGATCACCAACGTCCCGGGGTCGTTCCTCGACGGCAAGACGGGGACCGAAATCGCGGTGAACGGCACTCCCGCGCCGGCCGTCACGGCCTTCGCCGAGGTCGGCGAGGGCGAGCGGCTGGTGACGGTCGGGAGCCACGGCTACGTCGAGTGCGACGTCAATCGGGGACGGGGCGACGAGGCGTTCGGCCTTGCGCCCGGCGACGAGGTCGTCCTCTCGGAGTGAGGCGAGTCGGGACGAACGCCGCCCACGTCGCCGCGCCGGTGATTCGCGTCACGACGCCGAGGACGGCGTAGATGCCGCCGCCGATCATCCCGCCGAGCGCGATCGAGACGGCTTCGGTGAGTCCGAGATTCTCGCCCATCGCCGGGCGCTGGACGACTGACAAGGAAAAGGGTTGATCACGGCGGTCCGAACACGTTCGACTCGGCCGCCCGATCGGAGGTCGGTTCGGCGCGCGTCAGTTCGCGGCGATGACGTCGTCGATCCGGACGACCATCGTCGCCGCCTCGGTCGCGGCGGTGACCGCCTCGCGCTTTACGGCCGCGGGGTCGAAGATCTCGGCCGCGACGGGATCGCCGACCTCGCCGGTCCGGCCGACGGCGATGACGCCCGCGACGCCCTCGCGGTCGAACGTCGCCCGGAGCTCGACCACGGCGTCGATCGGGTCCATTCCGGCGTTCGTCGCGAGCGTCCGCGGGAGCGCCTCGATCGCGTCGGCGAAGGCCTCGACGGCGAGCTGCTGGCGCCCGTGGACGCCGCTGGCGGCCGCGCGGACGTGCTCTGCGATCGCGATCTCCGTCGCGCCGGCGCCGGGGACGACGCCCCCGGACTCGATGGCGGCGACGGTCACGCCGACGGCGTCGGAGATGGCGCGCTCCAGCTCGTCGACGACGTGCTCGGTCCCGCCGCGGACGAGGAGCGTGACGGTCTCGGCGGCGTCGCCGCCCTCGACGAAGGTGAGGTCGTCGGCGCCGAAGTCGGCCACCGACACGCGGTCGGCGTGGCCGAAGTCGGCCGCGTCGAGCTCGCGGACGTCGCCGAGCTGCTTCGCGCCGGTCGCGCGGGCGATGGCCCGCGCGTCACCGGTCTTGAGGCTCTCGAAGGCGACGATGCCGCGCCGTTCGAGGTGGGCCGCCACGCGGTCGGCGATCGATTTCGTGGAGAACACGACGTCGACGCCGGCCTCGTCGAGGGCCTCCGCGTAGCCCGCCAGCTCGGCGTCCTCGGCGTCGATGACGGCTTCGAGCTGATCGACCGACGTGATGCGGTACTCGGCGTCCCCCTCGCCCTCGCGGACGTCGAGCTTCGTCGTCAGAACGGCGACCGTCGCGTCCTCGACCGTCCGGGCCATCCCGTCGCGGACCGGCTCCTCGTCGACGACGACGCCCTCGACGAGCTCCGTCGCCGACGACGACGCGCCGACGTGGGTGAGGATCCGCACGTCGTCGGGATCGAACCGCCCCTCGCCGTTGTAGACCGCGCGGACCGCGTTCACGACGTGGCGCGCGAGCACGTCCGCTGTGACGTCGCCGGTACCCTTCCCGGTCATCGAAGATTCCGCGACCGCCGCGAGCACGTCGTCGTCGAGCCGCACGTCGAGGGTCTGTTCGTCGATGGCCTCCTGGGCCAGCCGCGCGGCCTCGTTGTAGCCCTCGACGATCACCGTCGGGTGGAGGTCGTCGTCAAGCAGGTGCTCGGCCTGGGCCAGCAGTTCGCCCGCCAGCACGGACGCCGTGGTCGTGCCGTCGCTGACGCCCTCCTCTTGGGTCTGGGCCACCTCGACGATCATCTGCGCCGCCGGGTGCTCGATGTCCATCTCCGCCAGGATGGTCGCGCCGTCGTTCGTGATCACGACCTCGCCGCTCGAATCGACGAGCATCTTGTCCATCCCGCGCGGCCCGAGCGTCGTCCGTACCGCGTTCGCGACCGCCTTGCCGGCACGAATGTTCGACCGCTGAGCGTCGGCACCGTGCGTTCGGTCGCTGTTCCCGGAAAGGACGTACAGGGGTTGCATTCGTGTAGACATAGTTATGTAAACCTCACAGAGAGGGACGCCAGCGGTTCTATATATAGATGCCGGAAATTTCGGGATAGAGCGTGTCAGAGTCTCATTTGGGATTCGTCCCGCTCTGTGTGATCGCAAAAGTGGGACAATTTTTCGGCCTAAATATCACATATCGTACCTCATTTTAGTTGTCTCGGCTCCGGACCGTCGGTCGCCAAGGTATATTTGGGTCGCCGCATCAGTGTTCGACGATGCTGGAGCTGAACCACGGGTTCCGGGTCGTCGACCTCCACGCCCGCCTCGACCCCGGTGACGAGGAGGAGGTCGCCACCCGCGGCCGCGAGACGACTCCCGAGGCGCTCGAACGCGAACTGCACCAGGCGGGAGTCGTCCGCGCGGTCGTCTCGCCCGGGCACCGCCCCCCCGACGAGGGGTACCTCCGCGCCAACAACGCCGTCGCTCGTCTCAGCGTCGATCGGCCCTTCCTGGCGTTCGCGCGGATCGGCGGCCCGCGCGACCCGAGCGACCGCGCCACGGCGCGCCTGCGCAACCTCACCGCCTCCCGGGAGCCCCACCACGCCGGCCCCGACGACATCGAGCAGTACGCCTACGACGACCGCTTCCACGGCTTCACGCTCGCGCCCTCGACGGACGGGCTCCCGGACGACGAGACGCTGGCGGAGCTAGAGGCGGTCTCCCTCCCGGTCGTGGTCCACGGCGGCCGCGACTTCCCGCCGGGGGCCGTCGCCGAGACCCTCCTCGATCGGGAGTTCCCCGTCGTCCTCTCGGGGTTCGGCGGCTATCCGCTCGACCGGGACCTGATGCGCGAGGCGATCGACCTGCTCGGCGAGCACGACCACCTGTACCTGGACACCCACCAGGTCCGCTTTCGGAGCGTGCTCGAACGGGCGCTCCTGGAACACCCCGACCGCGTGATGTTCGGCAGCGGCGCGCCCGAGATCCACCCGAGCGTCGGCGTGATGGAGATCCTGACGCTCGACGTCTCCGAGGACGTGATGCGGCGGGCCTTCTCGGCGAACGCCTCCCGCGTGGTCGAGGGGCTCGCGCCCGGCGAGTCGTAAAGGTGTAAAACAGTCCGAAATTGGGCCGGGACTCTCCGCTCTCAGCGCCAGTCGTACTTCGCGACCGCCCGGTCCGCGCGCTTCGAGCAGCCGTGGGGGTTCCGCGTGTCCGAGCGGTCCCGCGCCCGCGCCACGAGGCCGTCCGACCAGCCGGTCGCGACGCCGACGATCACGTCGCGGCCGTTGCCGACCCACCCGGTGGGCGTGGCCTCGCCGCGAACGACGTCCCGCGCGGCCGCGAGGGCGTCCGCCCCGGCGTGGGAGGCGATCCGCCGGAGGATCGTCGGGCGGACCCCGTAGTTCTTGACGAGGCGATAGGCGAGCGCGCGGTACTTCCAGCCGATGTTCCGCTCGTCCGTCCCGCCGTCGGCCTCGTACTCGGTGCGGACGCACATGTCCGCGGCCCAGGTGACGTCGCGGCCGAGCCCCGCGAGCCGGTGGGCGGCGTCGCGGGCGCCGCCGGTCTCCAGGTACTCGTCGAAGCCGTCGATCTCCGCCAGGACGTCCGCACGGAAGGCGACGTTGTCGCCGTTGAAGTACGTCACGTCGCGGCCGCGGATCCGCCGGGCCTCCGGCTGGGTTGTCGTCATCCCCGCGGGCAGGGTCTCGTGGACGGGCCCCGTCACGACCGGCGCTCGCTCAAGGCCGGCCTCGATGGCGTCGACCCACGTCTCCTCGATCGCGAGGTCGCTGCGGAGGAAGGCGACGATGTCGCCCGAGGCGGCCTGGATGCCCGCGTTCCGGGAGACGTTCAGCGTCCGGTCGGAGACCTCCACGAGGACGTCGACGTCGTCTCGGTCGCGGACCATCCCGGTGGTCCCGTCTGCCGACGGGCCGTTGACCACCACGACCTCGGCGTCGGCGGCGTTCGCGGCCAGGACGTCGAGGGTGGCCGCGAGGCGGTCCCGGTCGTTGAGGGTCGGGACCACTACCGAGAGCTCCATACCGGTCGGTTGCGACACGAGAACTTAAATGTCGCACCTCGGAGCGCCCGGTGCGGTCCCGAGGCGGGCCGTTCCGGCCGCGGTGCGCTACTCGTCGTCGACCGTCGCCGTCCAGTACGACACCGACGCCAGGGCGTCGCCGACCGACCACGGGCCGATCGTCGCCTCGCCCAGCGAGGTGTCGAGGTCGCGGAACTCCTGGGCGACGCCGTTCGGGATCTTCCGGTAGAAGCCGTACGGGAGCAGGAAGTCGTGCTGGTCGTCGACCAGCCGCAGGCCGGCGCCGTCCAGGAGGCGGTTCACCTGCGACGCCGAGTAGAGGTGCGAGCCCATCGGGAGCAGCCAGTTGTAGACCACGCGCGTGCTCCGGTCGTTGAAGGTGTCGAAGAAGACGACGTCCTTCGAGACGCGGGCCATCTCGGCCATGAACTTCGCCGGGGTCTCGGCCAGGTGGAAAAACCGCATCGCGAAGACCGCATCGAAGTGGTCGTCGGGGAACGGGAGCCGGGCGGCGTCGCCGCGGAGGAACTCGATGCGGTCGGCGACGCCGGCGCTCCGGGCCTTCTCGCGGCCCTGGGCCAGCATCGCCTCGGAGATGTCGAGACCGACGATGTTCGCGCCCCGCTCGGCCAGCATCGCCGTGAACCGTCCCGTGCCGCAGGCGATCTCCAGGACGTCCTCGCCCTCGACGGGGGCCAGCGCGTCGAGTACGGCCTTCTTCTCGCGGTCGTCGATGAGTCTGCCGCCGCGCGAGAACCGCTTCGAGTCGTACTCTTCGGCGACGTCGTCGGC
This is a stretch of genomic DNA from Halobellus sp. MBLA0158. It encodes these proteins:
- a CDS encoding glycosyltransferase family 2 protein, with the translated sequence MELSVVVPTLNDRDRLAATLDVLAANAADAEVVVVNGPSADGTTGMVRDRDDVDVLVEVSDRTLNVSRNAGIQAASGDIVAFLRSDLAIEETWVDAIEAGLERAPVVTGPVHETLPAGMTTTQPEARRIRGRDVTYFNGDNVAFRADVLAEIDGFDEYLETGGARDAAHRLAGLGRDVTWAADMCVRTEYEADGGTDERNIGWKYRALAYRLVKNYGVRPTILRRIASHAGADALAAARDVVRGEATPTGWVGNGRDVIVGVATGWSDGLVARARDRSDTRNPHGCSKRADRAVAKYDWR
- the thsA gene encoding thermosome subunit alpha, with product MSTRMQPLYVLSGNSDRTHGADAQRSNIRAGKAVANAVRTTLGPRGMDKMLVDSSGEVVITNDGATILAEMDIEHPAAQMIVEVAQTQEEGVSDGTTTASVLAGELLAQAEHLLDDDLHPTVIVEGYNEAARLAQEAIDEQTLDVRLDDDVLAAVAESSMTGKGTGDVTADVLARHVVNAVRAVYNGEGRFDPDDVRILTHVGASSSATELVEGVVVDEEPVRDGMARTVEDATVAVLTTKLDVREGEGDAEYRITSVDQLEAVIDAEDAELAGYAEALDEAGVDVVFSTKSIADRVAAHLERRGIVAFESLKTGDARAIARATGAKQLGDVRELDAADFGHADRVSVADFGADDLTFVEGGDAAETVTLLVRGGTEHVVDELERAISDAVGVTVAAIESGGVVPGAGATEIAIAEHVRAAASGVHGRQQLAVEAFADAIEALPRTLATNAGMDPIDAVVELRATFDREGVAGVIAVGRTGEVGDPVAAEIFDPAAVKREAVTAATEAATMVVRIDDVIAAN
- a CDS encoding class I SAM-dependent methyltransferase; amino-acid sequence: MKGKEWYQADDVAEEYDSKRFSRGGRLIDDREKKAVLDALAPVEGEDVLEIACGTGRFTAMLAERGANIVGLDISEAMLAQGREKARSAGVADRIEFLRGDAARLPFPDDHFDAVFAMRFFHLAETPAKFMAEMARVSKDVVFFDTFNDRSTRVVYNWLLPMGSHLYSASQVNRLLDGAGLRLVDDQHDFLLPYGFYRKIPNGVAQEFRDLDTSLGEATIGPWSVGDALASVSYWTATVDDE
- a CDS encoding amidohydrolase family protein — protein: MLELNHGFRVVDLHARLDPGDEEEVATRGRETTPEALERELHQAGVVRAVVSPGHRPPDEGYLRANNAVARLSVDRPFLAFARIGGPRDPSDRATARLRNLTASREPHHAGPDDIEQYAYDDRFHGFTLAPSTDGLPDDETLAELEAVSLPVVVHGGRDFPPGAVAETLLDREFPVVLSGFGGYPLDRDLMREAIDLLGEHDHLYLDTHQVRFRSVLERALLEHPDRVMFGSGAPEIHPSVGVMEILTLDVSEDVMRRAFSANASRVVEGLAPGES
- a CDS encoding SAM hydrolase/SAM-dependent halogenase family protein, whose amino-acid sequence is MITLASDFGTPYPAAMKGVILQESDARLVDVAHDFPRQDVRAAAFWCRETLPYFPPAVHLVVVDPGVGTDRDAVVVRAGDHALVGPDNGVLLPAARRIAERAAESDSEKEPTVDCFVYEYADPASSTFHGRDVFAPAAAEVHEAGVDALASLPAVSRVETVSVTEAPNALVDCRFPEASVEGSEARGEVLVVDDFGNAITNVPGSFLDGKTGTEIAVNGTPAPAVTAFAEVGEGERLVTVGSHGYVECDVNRGRGDEAFGLAPGDEVVLSE
- a CDS encoding nicotinamide-nucleotide adenylyltransferase, with amino-acid sequence MRGFYIGRFQPYHDGHHRMVTEIASEVDELVLGIGSAGDSHTPRNPFTAGERLMMVTKSVAELDITTYAVPIEDLERNSVWVSHVQSMSPAFDVAYSNNPLVIQLFSEAGVEVRQSPMFNRDVLEGAELRSRMIHGDDWESLVPAPVVDVIEEIDGIERIQRVSDTDTNGEVVDEAHAGSDGASDPE